The following proteins are co-located in the Pomacea canaliculata isolate SZHN2017 linkage group LG8, ASM307304v1, whole genome shotgun sequence genome:
- the LOC112570345 gene encoding LOW QUALITY PROTEIN: protein FAM173B-like (The sequence of the model RefSeq protein was modified relative to this genomic sequence to represent the inferred CDS: inserted 1 base in 1 codon): MGEYTLGSRVFSICSPKEFVLDVEETWYFWNPRRSKLTNTGVLILGVSGVFFFGIYALTAPFILPALRRICLPFVPATPAQVENVFSALAGRTGTFIDIGSGDGRITLEAAKRGFRAYGVELNIWLILYSRLSAWRQGLSHSSTFIRKDLWKMELSSFDNIVIFGVEQMMQQFQDKLKAESSPSCHVIACRFPLPXMEPLAIYGTGVDTVWLYKVNK, from the exons ATGGGAGAGTACACATTGG GATCAAGGGTCTTTAGTATCTGCTCCCCGAAGGAATTCGTCCTTGATGTAGAGGAGACTTGG TATTTCTGGAACCCAAGAAGGTCAAAACTAACAAATACTGGCGTCCTGATTCTCGGAGTTTCTGGTGTGTTCTTTTTCGGTATTTATGCACTGACTGCACCTTTTATTTTGCCGGCCCTCCGTCGAATATGTCTGCCATTTGTGCCAGCAACACCAGCACAGGTGGAAAACGTTTTTTCAGCATTAGCAGGACGAACAGGAACCTTTATTGATATTGGAAGCGGGGATGGAAGAATT ACTCTTGAAGCAGCAAAACGAGGATTCAGAGCTTATGGTGTGGAACTGAACATTTGGCTGATTCTGTATTCACGCCTTTCAGCGTGGAGACAAGGACTAAGTCATTCATCAACTTTCATTCGAAAAGATCTGTGGAAG ATGGAGCTGTCCTCATTTGACAACATTGTCATATTTGGCGTGGAACAGATG ATGCAGCAGTTTCAAGACAAACTTAAGGCTGAATCCTCTCCTTCATGCCATGTGATTGCCTGTCGTTTTCCATTGC TCATGGAACCATTAGCTATTTATGGAACAGGTGTTGACACAGTGTGGCTGTATAAAGTTAATAAGTAA
- the LOC112570197 gene encoding LOW QUALITY PROTEIN: eukaryotic initiation factor 4A-III-like (The sequence of the model RefSeq protein was modified relative to this genomic sequence to represent the inferred CDS: deleted 1 base in 1 codon): MAGTSSRRVMQEDLRAVEFETSEDVDVTPTFDNMGLREELLRGIYAYGFEKPSAIQQRAIKQIVKGRDVIAQAQSGTGKTATFAISVLQCLDIQVRETQALVLSPTRELAVQIQKVLLALGDYMNVQCHACIGGTNIGEDIRKLDYGQHIVSGTPGRVFDMIRRRNLRTRAIKMLILDEADEMLNKGFKEQIYDVYRYLPPATQVMLISATLPHEILEMTNKFMTDPIRILVKRDELTLEGIKQFFVAVEREEWKFDTLCDLYDTLTITQAVIFCNTKRKVDWLTEKMREANFTVSSMHGDMPQKERDAIMKVFRAGDSRVLITTDVWARGIDVQQVSLVINYDLPNNRELYIHRIGRSGRFGRKGVAINFVKNDDIRILRDIEQYYSTQIDEMPMNVADLI; the protein is encoded by the exons ATGGCAGGTACATCGTCAAGACGAGTTATGCAAGAGGATCTTCGTGCAGTGGAGTTTGAAACTAGTGAAGATGTGGACGTTACGCCAACATTTGATAATATGGGACTTCGAGAAGAACTT TTGCGTGGAATCTACGCATATG gttttgaaAAACCCTCTGCAATCCAACAAAGAGCCATCAAACAAATAGTAAAAGGGAGAGATGTCATTGCACA GGCCCAGTctggtacaggtaaaactgctACATTTGCTATATCAGTCCTTCAGTGCCTTGACATCCAGGTTCGAGAAACACAAGCTTTAGTCCTTTCCCCAACACGTGAGCTGGCTGTCCAAATCCAAAAG GTTTTGCTTGCTTTGGGAGATTACATGAATGTACAGTGCCATGCTTGCATCGGAGGTACTAACATTGGGGAAGATATTCGCAAACTTGATTATGGGCAACATATTGTGTCAGGAACCCCTGGACGTGTCTTTG acatgataAGACGCAGAAATTTGAGGACAAGGGCGATCAAAATGTTGATTCTTGATGAAGCAGATGAAATGCTCAATAAAG GTTTCAAGGAGCAGATCTATGATGTTTATCGCTACCTTCCCCCAGCAACACAGGTCATGTTAATCTCAGCCACATTACCACATGAAATATTGGAAATGACAAACAAGTTTATGACAGATCCCATACGAATCTTGGTCAAACG TGACGAATTGACATTGGAGGGAATCAAGCAGTTCTTTGTGGCAGTTGAGCGTGAAGAGTGGAAGTTTGACACTCTGTGTGACCTCTATGATACCTTAACCATCACACAAGCTGTAATATTCTGCAACACcaaaagaaaa gTTGATTGGCTTACAGAAAAGATGAGGGAGGCGAACTTTACAGTATCATCCATGCATGGGGACATGCCACAAAAAGAGCGTGATGCCATCATGAAAGTGTTTAGAGCTGGTGACAG tcgtGTACTCATTACCACTGATGTTTGGGCTCGGGGTATTGATGTGCAGCAAGTATCATTGGTCATCAACTATGACTTGCCTAACAACCGTGAGTTGTACATCCACAg AATCGGTCGTTCAGGTCGTTTTGGCAGAAAGGGTGTTGCCATAAACTTTGTGAAGAATGATGACATCAGAATTCTTCGTGATATTGAGCAGTACTACTCAACACAAATAGATGAAATGCCAATGAATG ttgCTGATCTGATCTGA